The Rhodococcus rhodochrous DNA window GGCCGCCGCGGCGTGCGGACGCCACAGCAGGAAACCGGACAGGGCGAAGAACAGGGCGACGGCGAGGTCGAACCGTGCCCACACCCGGCCGATCAGCGGGTCGTGCACTGCGCCGGTCTGGAACGCGACGTGGGTGATCAACACACCCACTGCTGCGAAACCGCGCATCCCTTCGAGTGCAGGAAGGAATCCGCTCACGCTGCGGGTCCGGTCGGTGGTGGTCATCGGGCACCAGTGTGCCGTGTCGCGGGGCGGCGGACTGAGCAGGATCGCCCGGAACGGGACGATCCCGGCAGCGACGAAGATCGACTACCGATCCGTCCCAGCGGTGAGCGGACGCGCATATTGCCATACCGGGCTGTTAGTGTCTGAGCTCACGTGGTGTTCGCGGGCCGGATGCCAGGCGATCCGTGCAGCCCTGCTGCTGCCGGTGGGGGTACTCGATGACGACCGTTGAGTGAGGAGAAAGCATGGCTGAGCGTTCGAGCTCCGGCCGGATACTGGCAATGATTCTGGTGGGCCTGGGGGCCTTCCTCCTGGTGATCGCGATTCTCGTGCCGACGTACACGCTCGGGAAGCTGAGGACGACACCGCTCGATCTCGAGGTGACCACGGTCGCCGAGGGCACGGGCGACATCCTCAACTCCCGTCAGCTGCTCGCCGGCAACGCTCAGGTCGATCGCGACGTGCCGATCGTCGCGCAGCGCTTCGTCACCGTCGAGGATCCTTCGGACGCCGAGATCATGACGCTTCAGTCCGGTCAGACTGTGCGACGACTCGACATGCAGGGGGACACAGGTCTGGTCTCCGCCATCGTCGACCGCGTCACGGTCGACCGGAAGACGTCCATGCCCGTCTCGGCGGAGGAGTTCCCGGATCGTGTGAGCACGGTCCAGGTCAATGCCGACCGGCCGCCGGTGGAGATCGACAACCGCGAGGGACTGCAGTACAAGTTCCCGTTCGACGTCCAGCAGGAGTCGTACCCGTACTACGACATCAACGCTCGCGACAATTTCCCCATCGACTTCGTCGGTGAGGAAGAGATCAACGGCATGAAGGTCTACCACTTCCATCAGGAGATCGGCCCGATCGACCTGTCGAAGGCCGACCGCGAGGTCCCGACCTACAAGCTCAGCCTGCCCGCCTCCACCTGGGGTGTCGGTGAGGGCGACGAGCCGATCACGATGACCCGCTGGTACAACAACACTCGCGACCTGTGGGTCGACCCGGTCACCGGCGTCGTCGTCAAGGGCCAGGAGCAGCAGGACCAGTACTACGCCCGCGAGGCCGACAAGCCCGAGGTGACCGTTCTGAACGTGACGCTCCCGTTCAACGAGGAGACGATCGAGTACCAGATCGAGCAGGCCAAGGACGGCCAGGACACCATCTCCCTGTTCGGCCGCACCCTGCCGATCATCCTCGGCATCCTCGGCGTCATCCTGCTGATCGTCGGCTTCCTGCTCGGCCTCCGCGGCGGCGGCAACCGTCGCCCGGCCACCGCGACCGGCGGTCCCGCTCCGGCAGGCCCGGCCACGACCACGGTCGGCCCGGCGCATTCGGCCGGCGCGCAGCGCGATCACACCGAGGACCGCACCGAGGTCATCCCGCGCCAGACCGATCCGAACGCGCAGCAGCGCGACTGGACGACCGATCAGACGCAGGAGATCCCGCGCACCGATCTGCGGAAGCCTCCGACGCAGGAGTGATCGTCCGGTAGACGAATCGAGCCGCCCCTCACCGATCCCGGTGGGGGGCGGTGTCGTTCGTGGGTGACTCATCGGTGGGCGGGGTCGCCGCGTCGTCCGTGGACGACCGGGTCGCTGCAGCACCGCGCAGAGCGAGCACCGCGACCACCGCGGCCGTCGCAGCGGCCACACCGACGGCGACGGCGATGAACTGCCGCAGGGTCGACGCCACCGCGAACATCAGCACCGCCTCGAGGGCGAGTCCCGCCCACGCGACGAGCGCGAGATGCGTGCGCTCCCCGGCGATCGCCGACAGCAGCGCGCCCTGCAGGACGGCGAGACACGCGCCCTGCAACGCGAACAGCCACAGCAGCGACTGCACCGGCCCGTAGGCGTCGCCGACCAGCATCGGGACGATCGGTGCGCAGATCGCCGCGCCGGCGACGAGCACG harbors:
- a CDS encoding DUF3068 domain-containing protein; amino-acid sequence: MAERSSSGRILAMILVGLGAFLLVIAILVPTYTLGKLRTTPLDLEVTTVAEGTGDILNSRQLLAGNAQVDRDVPIVAQRFVTVEDPSDAEIMTLQSGQTVRRLDMQGDTGLVSAIVDRVTVDRKTSMPVSAEEFPDRVSTVQVNADRPPVEIDNREGLQYKFPFDVQQESYPYYDINARDNFPIDFVGEEEINGMKVYHFHQEIGPIDLSKADREVPTYKLSLPASTWGVGEGDEPITMTRWYNNTRDLWVDPVTGVVVKGQEQQDQYYAREADKPEVTVLNVTLPFNEETIEYQIEQAKDGQDTISLFGRTLPIILGILGVILLIVGFLLGLRGGGNRRPATATGGPAPAGPATTTVGPAHSAGAQRDHTEDRTEVIPRQTDPNAQQRDWTTDQTQEIPRTDLRKPPTQE